A genomic segment from Nonomuraea helvata encodes:
- a CDS encoding FAD-dependent monooxygenase has protein sequence MRILISGASVAGPALAYWLTRYGFAVTVVERAPALRKTGGHAVDLFRPAMSIVEKMGVLEQVVAKKTGIEWLTMHREGESRPVELELRRVMSAVSDRHVEIMRDDLSEIFYDATRHDVDYVFGDSIASISEDGEVAFDSGRTDVFDLVIGADGLHSNVRRLVFGPESRFTTWIGAYLAVVSVPQHLGLEGRIESVAGIGRMAGVGRTRHMDDARAVFLFRTPEQLDYHYRDVPRQKELLRERFQGLGRQVPRLLEELDRTPAFYFDSITQLHLDSWSRGRVTLVGDAGYCPGPAVGGSTSLAVVGAYVLAGELAAYGGDHTRAFPAYEAEIGDYVRRSRTFAVNAAKRIVPGTRFDLWALAGLVRLINHLPMALTTAASKISSKGVRLHDSIALKDYDSTPWPRSFSASS, from the coding sequence ATGCGCATCCTCATCTCCGGCGCGAGCGTCGCCGGCCCGGCCCTCGCGTACTGGCTCACCAGGTACGGCTTCGCCGTCACCGTCGTGGAGCGGGCCCCGGCGCTGCGCAAGACGGGCGGCCACGCCGTGGACCTGTTCAGGCCCGCGATGTCGATCGTGGAGAAGATGGGCGTCCTGGAGCAGGTCGTGGCGAAGAAGACCGGCATCGAGTGGCTCACGATGCACAGGGAGGGGGAGTCGCGGCCCGTGGAGCTGGAGCTGCGCCGCGTGATGTCGGCCGTCTCCGACCGGCACGTCGAGATCATGCGCGACGACCTGAGCGAGATCTTCTACGACGCCACCCGCCACGACGTCGACTACGTCTTCGGCGACTCCATCGCCTCCATCTCCGAGGACGGCGAGGTCGCGTTCGACAGCGGCAGGACGGACGTGTTCGACCTGGTCATCGGCGCCGACGGCCTGCACTCGAATGTGCGCCGCCTGGTCTTCGGCCCCGAGTCGCGGTTCACCACCTGGATCGGCGCCTACCTGGCCGTCGTCTCCGTGCCCCAGCACCTCGGGCTCGAGGGCCGCATCGAGAGCGTCGCGGGGATCGGCAGGATGGCCGGGGTCGGCAGGACCAGGCACATGGACGACGCGCGGGCGGTGTTCCTGTTCAGGACGCCGGAGCAGCTCGACTACCACTACCGGGACGTCCCGCGGCAGAAGGAGTTGCTGCGCGAGCGCTTCCAAGGGCTGGGCCGGCAGGTGCCGCGGCTCCTGGAGGAGCTGGACCGCACGCCCGCGTTCTACTTCGACTCGATCACGCAGCTCCACCTGGACAGCTGGTCACGCGGCCGGGTGACGCTCGTGGGCGACGCCGGCTACTGTCCCGGCCCGGCCGTCGGCGGGAGCACGAGCCTGGCGGTCGTGGGGGCGTACGTCCTGGCGGGCGAGCTGGCCGCGTACGGCGGCGACCACACGCGGGCCTTCCCCGCCTACGAGGCGGAGATCGGCGACTACGTACGCCGCAGCCGCACGTTCGCCGTCAACGCGGCCAAGCGCATCGTCCCGGGCACCCGGTTCGACCTGTGGGCGCTCGCCGGGCTCGTACGGCTGATCAACCATCTCCCGATGGCGCTCACCACGGCGGCCTCCAAGATCAGCAGCAAGGGCGTGCGCCTGCACGACTCGATCGCGCTGAAGGACTACGACAGCACCCCCTGGCCGCGCAGCTTCTCCGCCTCCTCCTGA
- a CDS encoding TetR/AcrR family transcriptional regulator — MPSDTKARIQEVARELFVSQGVQNTSLRQISDRLGITKPALYYHFASRDDLVRSIVEPMVEDIERFVSARQPGDPRQLLGDYFELIWRHREVITMMVRDLSVLGVLDLGTRMFDWRRQVIALLLGPGLTQAQHIRATVALGGMSDCSVEYASLPMEEVKPAAVEAAAAALGL; from the coding sequence ATGCCCAGTGACACGAAGGCCCGCATCCAGGAGGTGGCCCGTGAGCTCTTCGTCTCGCAGGGCGTTCAGAACACCAGCCTGCGTCAGATCTCAGACCGGCTGGGCATCACCAAGCCGGCGCTCTACTACCACTTCGCCTCGCGCGACGACCTCGTACGCAGCATCGTCGAGCCGATGGTGGAGGACATCGAACGGTTCGTGTCCGCGCGGCAGCCGGGCGATCCGCGGCAGCTGCTCGGCGACTACTTCGAGTTGATCTGGCGGCACCGCGAAGTGATCACCATGATGGTGCGGGATCTGTCCGTGCTGGGCGTGCTCGACCTGGGCACGCGCATGTTCGACTGGCGGCGCCAGGTGATCGCGCTGCTGCTGGGCCCCGGCCTCACGCAGGCGCAGCACATCCGGGCGACGGTGGCGCTGGGCGGCATGTCCGACTGCTCGGTGGAGTACGCGAGCCTCCCGATGGAAGAGGTCAAGCCGGCGGCCGTCGAAGCGGCGGCCGCCGCGCTCGGCCTCTGA
- a CDS encoding GyrI-like domain-containing protein, producing the protein MDVIERAELIVVGFAVRTTNADEMDPGRAKLPTLWQRAGAPGAFAHVPGRVDENLYAVLTDYESDHNGAYTQIVGTGVRTVPRLPEGMVAVRVPAAQSLKLEVRGPMPQALVDAWQQVWKHTESGGTPSRAFTTDLEVHHPEGADLYIAV; encoded by the coding sequence GTGGACGTCATCGAACGGGCCGAGTTGATCGTGGTCGGCTTCGCCGTACGTACCACGAATGCCGATGAGATGGATCCGGGGCGGGCCAAGCTGCCCACGCTCTGGCAGCGGGCGGGCGCTCCCGGGGCTTTCGCGCATGTGCCGGGGCGAGTTGACGAGAACCTCTATGCCGTGCTGACCGACTACGAGAGCGATCACAACGGGGCCTACACGCAGATCGTCGGCACCGGCGTGCGCACCGTGCCGCGGCTGCCGGAGGGCATGGTCGCCGTACGCGTGCCGGCCGCGCAGTCGCTGAAGCTGGAGGTCCGCGGCCCGATGCCGCAGGCCCTGGTCGACGCGTGGCAGCAGGTGTGGAAGCACACGGAGTCGGGGGGCACGCCGTCGCGCGCGTTCACCACGGACCTCGAGGTGCACCACCCGGAGGGTGCGGACCTCTACATAGCGGTTTAG
- a CDS encoding GuaB1 family IMP dehydrogenase-related protein, producing the protein MKFLNGLEPHHDLTYSDVFMVPSRSSVGSRLEVDLSTHDGTGTTIPVIVANMTAVAGRRMAETVARRGGMAVIPQDIPLDVVANVVDWVKKRDLVHDTPLTLTPHDTVGEALQLLPKRAHDAIIVVDWDNRPVGVVTEADCQGTDMYTQLSQVMSSELLTLPAGLDPRTAFDRLHGGRHRLAPIVDGNGRLVGILTRLGALRATLYQPAVDDQGRLRVAAAVGVNGDVVAKSKELLEAGIDCLVVDTAHGHQEKMLSALRAVRAVEPGVPVAAGNVVTAEGVRDLVDAGADIIKVGVGPGAMCTTRMMTGVGRPQFSAVLECSAEARRLGRHVWADGGVRHPRDVALALAAGASNVMIGSWFAGTYESPGDTHTDANGRKYKENFGMASARAVRLRTADDSAFERARKALFEEGISTSRMYLDPKRPSVEDQIDGIVAGLRSACTYAGASSLEEFHAKAVIGIQGSSGYAEGMPLHQSW; encoded by the coding sequence GTGAAGTTTCTCAACGGCCTTGAGCCTCATCACGACCTGACCTACAGCGACGTGTTCATGGTCCCGTCGCGCTCCTCGGTCGGTTCCCGGCTCGAGGTCGACCTCTCGACGCACGACGGCACGGGCACCACCATCCCCGTCATCGTCGCCAACATGACCGCGGTCGCCGGCCGTCGTATGGCCGAGACCGTGGCACGGCGGGGCGGCATGGCCGTGATCCCGCAGGACATCCCGCTGGACGTGGTGGCGAACGTCGTGGACTGGGTCAAGAAGCGCGACCTCGTGCACGACACGCCGCTCACCCTCACCCCTCACGACACGGTCGGCGAGGCGCTGCAACTGCTGCCCAAGCGGGCGCACGACGCGATCATCGTGGTCGACTGGGACAACCGGCCGGTCGGCGTCGTGACCGAGGCCGACTGCCAGGGCACCGACATGTACACCCAGCTCTCGCAGGTCATGTCGAGCGAGCTGCTGACCCTGCCCGCCGGGCTCGACCCGCGTACGGCCTTCGACCGGCTGCACGGAGGGCGGCACCGGCTGGCGCCCATCGTCGACGGGAACGGGCGGCTGGTGGGCATCCTCACGCGGCTGGGCGCGCTGCGTGCCACCCTCTACCAGCCCGCGGTCGACGACCAGGGACGGCTGCGCGTCGCGGCCGCGGTCGGCGTGAACGGCGACGTGGTGGCCAAGTCCAAGGAGCTCCTGGAGGCGGGGATCGACTGCCTGGTCGTGGACACCGCGCACGGCCACCAGGAGAAGATGCTCTCGGCGCTGCGCGCCGTCAGGGCGGTCGAGCCCGGGGTGCCCGTCGCGGCGGGCAACGTGGTGACGGCGGAGGGCGTGCGCGACCTGGTGGACGCGGGGGCCGACATCATCAAGGTCGGGGTCGGTCCCGGCGCGATGTGCACCACGCGGATGATGACCGGGGTCGGCCGGCCGCAGTTCTCGGCGGTGCTGGAGTGCTCGGCCGAGGCCCGGCGGCTGGGGCGGCACGTGTGGGCGGACGGCGGGGTGCGCCACCCGCGCGACGTGGCGCTGGCGCTGGCCGCTGGGGCGTCGAACGTGATGATCGGCTCGTGGTTCGCGGGGACCTACGAGTCGCCCGGCGACACCCATACCGATGCGAACGGGCGCAAGTACAAGGAGAACTTCGGCATGGCCTCCGCGCGGGCCGTGCGGCTGCGGACGGCCGACGACTCGGCGTTCGAGCGGGCCAGGAAGGCGCTGTTCGAGGAGGGTATCTCGACCTCCCGCATGTACCTGGACCCGAAGCGGCCGAGCGTGGAGGACCAGATCGACGGCATCGTGGCGGGGCTGCGGTCGGCGTGCACGTACGCGGGTGCGTCGAGCCTGGAGGAGTTCCACGCCAAGGCCGTCATCGGGATCCAGGGCTCGTCCGGTTACGCCGAGGGGATGCCGCTGCACCAGAGCTGGTAG
- a CDS encoding SDR family oxidoreductase has product MAAVSPDAILLTDRVAVVTGAARGIGLAIAEAFAAFGAHVAVCDRDRPHAELAMTLDVRDHVAVEIFAQAVRERWGRVDVLVNNAGGTFHAAFTDTSPRGEQILIEENFTQVTGMTRRLLPMMRPGASIINVTSSEAHQAAPGFAVYAAMKAALESLTKTLALELAPRGIRVNAIAPDAVQTEGESGVRERMLARPLPYDPVRVPPLGHLGTPGDAAGAAVFLASDLARFVTGTTLHVDGGIHAAGGWRRT; this is encoded by the coding sequence ATGGCCGCCGTTTCTCCCGATGCGATTCTGCTCACCGACCGCGTGGCCGTGGTCACCGGGGCGGCCAGGGGCATCGGGCTGGCGATCGCCGAGGCGTTCGCCGCGTTCGGCGCCCACGTCGCCGTCTGCGACCGCGACAGGCCGCACGCCGAGCTGGCGATGACCCTCGACGTACGCGACCACGTGGCGGTGGAGATCTTCGCCCAGGCCGTACGCGAGCGCTGGGGCCGCGTGGACGTCCTGGTCAACAACGCGGGCGGCACCTTCCACGCCGCGTTCACCGACACCTCGCCCCGCGGCGAGCAGATCCTCATCGAGGAGAACTTCACGCAGGTCACCGGCATGACCCGGCGGCTGCTGCCGATGATGCGGCCGGGCGCCTCGATCATCAACGTGACGTCCAGCGAGGCCCACCAGGCGGCTCCGGGCTTCGCCGTGTACGCGGCGATGAAGGCGGCCCTGGAGAGCCTGACGAAGACGCTCGCGCTGGAGCTGGCCCCCAGGGGCATCCGGGTGAACGCGATCGCGCCAGACGCCGTCCAGACCGAGGGCGAGTCAGGCGTGCGCGAGCGCATGCTGGCCCGCCCGCTGCCCTACGACCCGGTACGCGTCCCGCCGCTCGGCCACCTCGGCACCCCGGGGGACGCCGCGGGGGCGGCCGTGTTCCTGGCCAGTGATCTGGCCAGGTTCGTCACGGGGACGACGCTGCACGTGGACGGCGGGATCCACGCCGCAGGCGGCTGGCGGAGAACCTGA
- a CDS encoding FKBP-type peptidyl-prolyl cis-trans isomerase, with protein sequence MALDKPEIDFPEGNPPADLEIVDLTVGDGPEAKPGHNVRVHYVGVAFSTGEEFDASWNRGEAFEFPLGAGRVIAGWDQGVAGMKVGGRRKLVIPPHLGYGSRGAGARIKPNETLIFVVDLLGVS encoded by the coding sequence GTGGCACTCGACAAGCCCGAGATCGACTTCCCCGAGGGCAACCCGCCCGCCGACCTGGAGATCGTCGACCTGACCGTGGGTGACGGCCCGGAGGCCAAGCCCGGCCACAACGTACGCGTCCACTACGTCGGCGTGGCGTTCTCGACCGGGGAGGAGTTCGACGCGTCGTGGAACCGCGGCGAGGCGTTCGAGTTCCCTCTGGGCGCGGGGCGCGTCATCGCCGGCTGGGACCAGGGCGTCGCGGGCATGAAGGTCGGCGGGCGGCGCAAGCTGGTCATCCCGCCGCACCTCGGTTACGGCAGCCGCGGGGCCGGCGCGCGCATCAAGCCGAACGAGACGCTCATCTTCGTCGTCGACCTGCTCGGCGTCAGCTAG
- a CDS encoding ATP-dependent DNA ligase has product MLLIDVVRVSEAVTRTSARLGKVGHLAELLGRVGPDEAEIAISYLSGELPQRQVGVGWRTLEDIPQPKLAATATLSAVDELLSRIKAVSGPGSQAARRTLVAELFAGLTSQEQQFMRRLLFGELRQGALDGVMIEAVAKASGAPSADVRRALTLRGWLPAVGAAALSGGVEALRAFRLEVGRAVSPMLAGSAPNVAAALEKAGAPAALEWKLDGIRVQAHRSGPEVKVFTRTLDDITPQVPELVEAVLEMPYDDLVLDGEVLALRPDGRPHPFQVTASRVTTKTNVAQLREQTPLSVFFFDALRVDGADLLDLPYSQRQEALVRAVPQGLLTPRLVTGDVAEAEKFFTDVVKAGHEGLVVKSLASPYAAGRRGAGWIKVKPRHTLDLVVLAAEWGHGRREGKLSNLHLGARDPEGGFVMLGKTFKGLTDELLAWQTERFLELAEGPTDRWTVTLRPELVVEIAFDGVQRSPRYPGGMALRFARVLRYRPDKRVEDADTVDTVRSLMF; this is encoded by the coding sequence GTGCTTCTGATCGACGTGGTCCGGGTTTCCGAGGCGGTGACGCGCACGTCCGCCCGGCTCGGCAAAGTGGGCCATCTGGCGGAGCTGCTCGGCCGGGTCGGCCCGGATGAGGCGGAGATCGCGATCTCGTACCTCTCGGGTGAGCTGCCCCAGCGGCAGGTGGGCGTGGGCTGGCGCACGCTGGAGGACATCCCCCAGCCCAAGCTGGCGGCCACCGCCACGCTGAGCGCCGTCGACGAGCTGCTGAGCAGGATCAAGGCGGTTTCCGGGCCGGGCTCGCAGGCGGCGCGCAGGACACTGGTGGCGGAGCTGTTCGCCGGGCTGACGAGCCAGGAGCAGCAGTTCATGCGCCGGTTGCTCTTCGGCGAGCTGCGGCAGGGCGCGCTCGACGGCGTCATGATCGAGGCGGTGGCCAAGGCGTCCGGCGCACCGTCGGCCGACGTGCGGCGGGCGCTCACGCTGCGCGGCTGGCTCCCCGCCGTGGGCGCGGCCGCGCTGAGCGGCGGGGTCGAGGCGCTGCGCGCGTTCCGGCTCGAGGTGGGGCGGGCGGTCTCGCCCATGCTGGCGGGCAGCGCGCCCAACGTGGCCGCCGCGCTGGAGAAGGCCGGAGCCCCCGCGGCGCTGGAGTGGAAGCTCGACGGCATCCGCGTGCAGGCCCACCGCTCGGGCCCGGAGGTGAAGGTCTTCACGCGCACGCTCGACGACATCACGCCGCAGGTCCCCGAGCTGGTCGAGGCCGTGCTCGAGATGCCGTACGACGATCTCGTGCTGGACGGCGAGGTGCTCGCGCTGCGTCCTGACGGGCGGCCGCATCCGTTCCAGGTGACGGCGAGCCGGGTCACCACCAAGACCAACGTCGCGCAGCTGCGCGAGCAGACGCCGCTGAGCGTCTTCTTCTTCGACGCCCTGCGGGTCGACGGCGCCGATCTGCTCGACCTGCCCTATTCGCAGCGCCAGGAGGCGCTGGTGCGCGCGGTCCCCCAGGGCCTGCTGACGCCGCGGCTCGTGACGGGCGACGTGGCCGAGGCCGAGAAGTTCTTCACCGACGTGGTCAAGGCGGGCCACGAGGGCCTGGTGGTCAAGTCACTGGCCTCCCCCTACGCGGCGGGCCGCCGGGGCGCCGGATGGATCAAGGTCAAGCCGCGTCACACGCTCGACCTGGTGGTCCTGGCCGCCGAGTGGGGCCATGGGCGGCGCGAGGGCAAGCTCTCCAACCTCCACCTCGGGGCGCGTGATCCCGAAGGCGGGTTCGTGATGCTCGGCAAGACGTTCAAGGGGCTGACGGACGAGCTGCTGGCCTGGCAGACCGAGCGCTTCCTCGAGCTGGCCGAGGGGCCGACCGACCGGTGGACGGTGACGTTGCGGCCCGAGCTCGTGGTGGAGATCGCCTTCGACGGGGTCCAGCGCTCGCCGCGCTATCCCGGCGGCATGGCCCTCCGGTTCGCGCGGGTTCTCCGTTACCGCCCGGACAAGCGGGTCGAAGATGCGGACACGGTCGATACGGTGCGCTCGCTGATGTTCTAG